A window of Populus trichocarpa isolate Nisqually-1 chromosome 17, P.trichocarpa_v4.1, whole genome shotgun sequence genomic DNA:
ttgaaaattaaaagctaattgagggttaaattgaagaatttctaaacaaaaaattgttcttatatgaaaaaaaaaactcttaaaacaACATTCACACACTTATtaagaatagaaaaattaaaaagttattaaaaaaataaatataatgaaaaaaaaaaacttattttaatttcattgcgtgtgaagctaaaaaaagaaaagaaaaatccataaagtatgttaatcaagaaaaaaaagactaagaagataaaagaaaaaaagagaagaagatttaCATgtgcatggaggagaagagaagagaaaaagttgaggagagaagaaaaaaaaagagaaggacgttgatatttttacaaaagagaaagagaggagaagaagaagtgcATCTGTTATGAAATTAGtgattttggtgttttaatTGAGCTTTTTTACAaacagataattaaatattaatatttttaactcattATTGGTGAATTTACAATGCGTTGGTGATTCtgcttgtaatatttaatttaataaaaaattttcagaaaccctCCAAATATCATCAACGACTTTTTCAGTCTGTCgatgattttatttgtaaaaaacaataattaactgTACAATTTAAAAGCGACCAGTTCTAGAGCTTTTAGGAAAATACCAACGGACTTAATCCGTTGGTAATTTCGTATGTAATTGACAACATAAACAATGTAATTGAAAAGTAAACAGTCTCAAAGCTATTTGAAATATACTAACAGACTTATTCTGTCGGTGTATCTGTTGGTATTTTATAATTCCAATTCTCTCTTAAATATTAGAGATAAATTTATGGATGAATTAATACCGTCGGTAATGCTATTTAtataaatgacatgtcattatacctttttttttaagtccttTTCCCACTATCATCCCCTAATATATATCGACGAAATATTTATGTTGGTGTTTACCAATGGATATAGTGGAAGATATTTTATTGGTAAAATTTATAACAATCTATCGATAAAAATAttccatcattatttttatttgcatttgttaattttttaataatatatatatatatatatatatatatatatatatatatatatatattacagtcATCTTGGgcctaataataaaattttaatggtgGCAAGTAGCAGCGCAACTGAAACTAGCAGGCTGCCTAGGGCCATGTTCACGGTTTCCAGACTGCTCTTCTGCTTGCATCTTTTACAAATACAAGCCATCTTCTGCTTGCAAGACTTTTGGTACCGCCAAGCCACGTTGCAATGGTACTCACTAGGGCTGAAATAGTCTTAttgtcataataataataataataacaacaacaaattatATCACAATTATAGTATTACATGGCAAAAAGTGTGTTAATTTACTAAATAAGATTAAAacaaccctttattttttttaaaaaaaatgtttgtaaaatatcttatcttattttgaaaaaataaaataaaaattgaagccACGTTGTCACAAAATCCAAGATGCCGCTGGTTTCCAAAGAATTAACTTTTCATCTAATGCATGAATATGGTTCATTTTTTatacaatgaatttttttattctattttttaaattgattaagattagcttattattttagaattatacTAGCTAGATGGACTACTTTATAAGccaagctatttttttaatgtaaaaaaatattcaaatgacacaaatatttattaaaaagtaaataaaatctaaaattgaagTTATTAACTTGACTGAGATTAATAggtttggttaatttaataatataattaagaaaaagacaaaaataataaataaagcatacaaaaaaagataataataaaaaataaattatcaatattatacactaaagaagaagaaaaacaagtttattagagacatatataaaaactaaaaaaaaacaataattaaaaataaaaaaaattatcaatataaaataacgATATCATTTcactaaacttaaaaaaatatatatataaaaactaatttgtcTCTAATTAGTTTGTTAATACCCAATAAATCCCTTGTAAACGATGGTTTTACTCCCCCAGGCAAGCTTTGCTAGTTTTTCTAAGAAAagcaaattcataaaaatacttttccaATTCACAGTATTGTATGGCTGCTTGGGCTATTGTATTTCTCTTACTGTATTTCTCttattcctctctctctctctctctctctctatatatatatatatatatatatatataaagaattacAACGGTGATTGGTACCAAGAGAAGAGAACATGAAGCACTCGCAATAATCGTAACAAGTAATtctccaaaaaagaagaaaaaaacccaacagTTCCATTGTCAGAGGTCACTGAGACCATATTGTTACTAGTAGGAAATGTACATTTATGCAAGAAAGATAGTTATGATGATGAGTCTACTAGACGAGAAGAGGATTTAAGATAACAGAGATGGAAATGATGATGATCAGCAGGAACATGAAGACTCCACCGAATCCAATGGATATAGCTAAAATTACGCGATAACAGTAAGTGGGCACTTGGCTGCAGATTGGTGGCCAAAATGCCTGAGAATCTCCATGCTTGTGCAGATACGCAGCTGCTATAGCTGCTGAATCCATTGCAACAAGGAGTCCGAACATGATCTTACAAGAgagaaaaaccatataaatatCCAACAAATTATTACTACTGTAAAGACCAATTAAATTATACTTGTTCATgccaatatataaattaataaaaaaaatgcattagaaGACCATGCAAGAGAGTGTTACCACATCTAAAACAATAGCCAATCGCCAGAGCAAGCTCTTCGGAGGAAGGCATACAAAGAAAAAGCTGTAAAGGCTTGCGGCAATGTTTGCACCCAAAAAGGCCCTGaaaatcatagattttttttttttatatagattagaGAGAGCATGCATGGACCAAAAACAAACTACAAAGTAGTAGAAAACTAGAAATGATATATATGTAGTTGTAACGTACTTGAAGAGCATGAGATCTGTATAGTCTGCTTTGTAATCGAAAGGGAAGATAGCTCTTTCATGGCTTGCAGCCATGAAACTAGTTGCAAGAATAGTGGCAAGAAAAGCTAAGCCTCTGAGACCTCGAACAATCTGTTTAACGAGTGGTGGTATTTCTACATCACCCATTTTGActgcaaaatatatatttccatGCACTCACGCTTAATTAATCAGGAAAATCTTGGCATTATATGTGTTTTAAGTTCGTTGAACTTAAAACTTTAAAGTTGTTCATTTAAATTCAGAGATTGAAGATAGTGATGAGATGAGGGAACCCTAGCTAGCCAACCAATTATATGATATTGGCATGTAATTCTAGTGAGAATAGTCAAAATCTCATGAGTTCATATGCCTACATGATTATTAgccaaaaaaagaagtaattaaATAACTACAGCATATATAGTTAATGCCGTCAGaaataagaacaagaaaaaaaaaaaacaaaactctagGGGAAGAAACAACTTACCACTGAAGGGACGGCTCTCGCAaataccctctctctctctcttttctgaGAATAAGACAGCTTCCTTCTGTAAAATGTGAAGGTGAAACTAGGGTTTCGTATATCTACAAAAAAattgtacacacacacacacacacacacaccatatATTTACTTGATCGAGGGGCAAAGATATTTCAGtctatttccttttcttgaCATTTTCATACGGCTGAAACTTAATGATAtatggattttttattatttggttcatattttccatttttgttttcGGCTTATTGGATTGAGCTGGAAGCCAAAGGGTGAAAATTAACACAGACGTAGAGCTGCCTGCGTGCGTGCGTGCATCTgttgagaaaatatattaaaaaaaacgtttttatctgtttaacataataataataataataataataataataataataggcaCACTGCTAGGAtgcatataaaacaaaatacacaacagaaaaaaaaaaaacacacaagtgaTTCACCTAAATTTATCTAGCTATATTTATGagcaattataattttttttattaagtaatgTGAAAATTATATCCACACTAATATGATATGAGAACAATTAAAAATCTCTCTAGCTCTCCCAAATACTTCACAATGATGTTTGGAATTCCACTCCTtcacttttgtattttttttcttgtatgtgGTGCATTGAAAGTCACGAGTAGTAGGTTCGGCATCCTATCCTTTCTTAAAAGAAGACAAATGGTGCACCACCATATCAATAAATGATGcacttaattaataatgtttagGAATATACTTgcgattactttttaaaatattttttacttagaaatatatcaaaataatatttttttattttttaaaaattatttttgacatcagcgcatcaaaatgatctaaaaacactaaaaaaaaatattaatttgaatcaaagaaaaaaattttaattttttttaaaagcgtttttgaaacgcaaaaacaaacagagtctTAAAGTTATCAATTATTAGACAACTTTCAATGCTAACCATTAGAATGAGATGCTATTACATTCTTCCACTTGAATACTTTGATTTTAATCATGTCTTCACACTTGATCATATGtgatttttcttgtctttttataCTTGTCATTTTCTTGTTGCTTATGTTTCTGCTAGATCATAGGAGGATCTACATCAtatgtatttataattattgaCTGGCTTGGTCAAAGCATCTACTGGGTTTTTCTTGGTGTGAATCTTttgaaaatctatatttttatcttccATCATTTTGCGAACTTCGTAAAATGATAAAGGACATCTATGTGTTTTGTTGTTGAATGGAACGTTGAATTCCTTGCAATATGCAAGACACTCTGACTACCACAATACAAGGGAATCTTCTCTTGTTTATGCACAAGTTGTGCTCCTTCATGAGTCTTCTTAgccatattttttctttacaaacttGGGTAGTTGTCATGTGCTCAGCTTCTATTGTGGATAAAGCCATAACAATTTATAGTTTAGAGATCTAGCTTATAACTCCTGTAATTGTGAATACATATCCAGAAGAGGATATTCTTTTCCTAAGGTCACCTGCAAAATATGAATCAATGTAACCTCTAATAGTAAATTTCGATCctttataaaataatacagCATCTGAGATACCATTGATGTATCTCAAGATCTTCTTAATAGTATTGACATGTATCGACTGGTTGCTCTTATTACTTGTGCAATGTTTAGTCTTGTACATATCATGACAAACATTAAACTTTCAACTGTTGATGCATACGTTACTCGAAACATCTTCATCCTCTTTGCTTCGTTGCTAAGAGACATACTTTAGTCTTGTACAACTTGCTTCGTTGCTTCGTGTCTATGAATTTACATCCTTAGAATCTTGTTTATTAGTCCCTAGGTCCTTCACATCAAACTCCCTAGCCAATTGTGCTTTTAATTCATGGAATCGATCTTTGTTAGGGTCTACTACCAATATGTCATCCacgtataataataaaaagataaaatcaccTTCTTCTTCAAACTTTTATAATATATGCAATGGTCTGAAATGATTTTGTTGTACCCAAGACTAATTATAATGGAATCAAATCTCTTGTATCAACACCTAGGCACCTGTTTGAGATCATATAGAGCTTTGTTCAATCTGGAAACCAAGTTTTCATTGCCTATTTCAGCAAAACCTTCTTATTgaatcatataaatatatttttaaagttttttaataaagaaatgcaATTTTCACATTTAACTACTctaaataaagatcaaatataaCACACATCGACAAGACTACTCTGATTGTTTTAAGTCATACCACTGGgtaaaataattcattaaaatctATTTCTTATTTCTGAGCATATCCTTTTACCACAAATCTTGCACAATAACACTTCACTTGATCATTTCAATCACGCTTTATCTTGTAAACCTATTTGTTGCTGATGGCCTTCCTTCCTTGTGGTAGAGGAACGAAATcccaagttttatttttgtgtagAGCTTCAATCTCTTATTGCATTGTTGTCATCCACATGAATGTATTTGTACCTTTtgtaacttcataaaaaaaggaTGGATCTTTATATTCTATTAGAAGACAATATGCAATGTTGCTCTCAATAACATATTCTGAGTGTCAAGCTGGTGGTCTTCTTTCACggattgaccatcaaacttcagaagttttagaatttatatgtTCCTATTCTTCATGCTCTGATCTATATTCAAAAGAAATATGATTCAGAATATTTTCCACCTGAATTGTTATAGTCTTTTTTAAAGtgctatcatttttttttcatttgtgttttaTCTTCTTTAAATATCACATCTTTATTGATACTAGGACAATAGTATCCCACAAATGATATCCTTTCACTccctcaatatatattttactcctcctatatttaataacttaaatattaggGAATCTCTaatcttgatatgaaaattttTTGCAGGGAAACTCGTGACTTAGTGATCCAGTCACTTCTCTAGCCTAAGATTGCATATGTGAAAAACCCAATCCTGATGTTTTTCATGAGATACACACGTCACTTTTGGTTCTGATACGACTTTAATAGAATCTTAGAGGATTCATCAACAAAATTCACAAGTTTTCAGTTAATCCAAAGGGAGGTTAATTTTTGCTGAAGAATTTAACTTGATGATGTGTGTGCCGTCTTTAATTGtgccaataaatatataaaagaatcaaacaaGCATTTTGTTCCCGCAGACTCTTGCAAGTTCATTAACTTGGCTGACCTCTATGGATGTGCAAACACCTAGGATATTAAGTAGTCTAAAattcaaccatctaggtggtggcccagtggtaagagcttgggaccaagaggtttgctccctctgtggtctcaggttcgagccctgtggttgctcatatgatggccactggaggcttacatggtcgttaacttcagggcccgtgggattagtcgaggtgcgcgcaagctggcccggacacccacgttaaactaaaaaaaaaaagtagtctAAAATTCAACAGACCTAATAAAtctaaacacaaaaagaaaaagaaaaaaaaaagaagaaaaagagctCTGATCTTCATCTCATGTGTCTTATCTTTCATTGGTTGAATGAAGACAGGTTAACAAAGAGGtaattaacttttttcatgTCTCTTCACAACACATCTCTACATCTGCAATATATAATGCTAAAGTCCAAGGGAGTATTGCTGGATTTGGTGCTTCtttcaaaacttgaaaagataaagaataCCTGATGGCTTTCATCTTTGAAGCAAGAACCCTAATGACTCTGATTTCCTCTATTAGAATCATGTAATGGGGGAGGGCTACAATTaacttcttttttccccttacAAGCCAACATTCCATGTATCACTTCTACGAGCAACTCCGGCAGGAAGCATGATTTTTCTGCGTCATTTGTTGTGTTATAAACCGTATACATAAGACAAggctttttctttgttttttcttcctttcttttggtTGAAAAGGGCACTACTCTCCATTATATATGTGATTGGTCCAGTACAAATTCAAAACCCCTTGTTTTTTGTGGAATTTGTGGATTTGAACACATGTTAAAACCTAAGGAAAGGAGGTACACTAATACGTCAAAAAGAAGAATTCTTTTGAACTCAAGAGTAATAGAAAGCACTATAAAAGACACAAGGCCTATGATTTTCCCGAGTTAGCAAGGAGTTCTGCACAATTTACTGCCTGCTTGAAGGAATCGAAGGGTTTGCCAATCGTAGAATCCTTGCATCACATTTCTGCAAAAgcaaaaccaaaatctttaaGTTTCTCATACTTCACTGGAGCTTAGAGGAAAATTAGTCTTGGCATTCAGGATTATATGAGCTAAGCATATGCAAGTTCCTTCAACATGCAAATATTTCTAACTTGTAGCAGATAAAAATAATCTCAGGAATCTAATTCTCAAAGTATCCGACTGCAGAGGCTTTGCTAGAAAAGATACAGATGTCGAATCCTCACCCGTAGCCAACCTTGTTCTTCGAGCTGCTCGACGTATTTGACTTTCATTCCTTTGCAAgagttcttcaattttatttggtcTGAATAACAACGGGCCTGAAAATTCAATCTTCTCCCTTTCTTTACTGTGGTCCTACCAGGTTATTGTAATGCAGTTAGTCATAACACCAGAAATTGCTCAGTTATTtctaaaaattgttaaaatatgaGAATACATTTCACGGGCTGATGTCACATTATCAGATTACTTCTTACCACAACTGCATCTTCAGTTCTGTTGAGATCATTAAAATAGTATGCCTCAGATGCATTAAGAGAATCAAAGGGATCAGATTGGTTATGCTGCTTCTGCATCACATGCTTGGCAGAATCCTCAAGGAAATTGTTTCTCCCATTCTCTGCCTTCGTGAAGTCAAAGGAGCTGTTTGCAAAGTTGAACCTTGATGAATCTTCAGCACTTATTTGACTTGATGAGACAGATGGATCATAAGATACTGTGGATGTAGAATCCTCTTTCCGTGTCTTTGCCCATGCAAAGCCACTTGATGCTGTGACTTGTGCTGGTCCTGTGAAAGAATAGTGTCCTTTTGTTGCCTGGGCTGTCTCTGAGATTGTatcagaaaataaattttgctCTCTACTCGCTCCTTTTCTTCCTTTCGCGTATGCATTATTATCATTAGCCAAACGAACAAATTCAGAGTTATCTTTCACTTCCTGCATAACCAAAAACAAAGTATCAGGAACTAGCTCACTTCTCtctctagagagagagagagagagagagggagggagggagggagggagggagggagggagggagagagagagagagagggagggagggagagagcgAGGGGAGAGACCTCCTTTGGTGCAAATTTATTGAAGTTTTGTTCCTGGAATGTCCGATGAACTCTTCTTGGTTTTCTTGGGAGTCCTGGATCTCGCATTCTACTACCAGCCTTTTTCCTGGAGGCACAACAGTTATTCAGTGGCAAACATATCAAAATCCTGTTCACATAACCGCATAGTTCATAGAGCTGAATTTATCCCATGGAAATATAATTCCTTGGTTGCAGATACAACTAAAAGCTGTTGGGCGTTTAGACTGAAGCATGCGAATTACATTTTAGCTGCCTAATCAAGGATCAAAATTCTCAGGTCACTGATTTAAcagaaaaattgacaaaatcacAAGCAGCTTTCCTAAACTGTTAATGTTGTACCACAGTGTTAACATAACAAATTAAAGGAACTTTAATACAAGCAAAACCAacatgattgagaatttttacTCAGCACTCAGAAGGAGGACCAATTTCACTCAAAAGGCCAGTATCCCCGCCCACCCACACCCACACCCACACCCACACCCACACACAAAAGTGTAACAAAGTGTATACCTTCGTGCTTCCTCTCGATATTTGGCATCCATTTCTTTGTTAGGTGGATACTGTGGCAAGCTTGATGGTTCACATGCATATGGCGTTGTTCTGAAATACTGGAAAAAGGGGAGAAATCTAAGAGGAGAAAAGGTGAATGGctcaaatttttgaaaaaaaaaattgtaaaattgattCAGTCTATAAGGTTTTCATAGTTCTAAAATCTGAAAAACATAGGGAGAACACCATTCAAAAGTGAAAAGCAAAGGCTTCTGAAACATCAGAAACTGCAATAGCCAAAGGcactattatttttcaaattagatCTTCAATCTGGAAACTGAAGGGTTAGAGGATTGGTTTTAGTTAGGGAAACCTGAGACAAAAGGGCAGCGGAGGCAGTCCCACGCTTTTCTGGTTCTATGGAAAGAAGAGTTTCCATCAGGTTCAAAGCAGCTGCTGGAATATCTTTGCACCTCTCTTGAAGAGAACTTTCATAAGGATGCTGGGGTTTGAACATGGTAGCATTGGAAAGCTTAGATCGTTTCCAGAAGTCATCAGAAGGAGAACCACAAAGTTTGAAGATTTTGTGTAATTGTTCAACCtgcaagttgaaaaaaaaaatgataaatatattgaacttccaaaaatgataaattaagaaACGATGAAAATATGCCATCCATATACGTTGAATATCTGGTTTTTCCATTTTGAACTCAAGAAAATTGTGCTTGCCTTTTTTGATAAAGATAATATCCATGCATATTTGTACTTCCAATATTTtcagtttcttctttttcaccCTAATTCTCATCAAATGCTAGTAAGGGTAGGCAAACAGAACTTTTGAAGTTGTGTAGAACAGTGGAATTTAGAAAGCAACAGTGCAGATATAACTTCAGGAGTTATTTTAGGGCCTAGTATGAGAAGAACCAGAGGTTATAGATAGAAAAAGATTTAAGGGACACTAAATTCGTTACATATCTTTGCAATTTttagattcatgcattgcttaaCAAAAACATCTGTAGGATTGAAATGTTACCTCAGTTCTCCCCTTGAGTAGAGGCTTCCCAAAGAGGATTTCACCAAATACACAGCCCACACTCCACAGGTCCACTGATACACCATAACTTGTTGAGCCCATCAAAAGTTCAGGGGGACGATACCATAAAGTCACCACACGA
This region includes:
- the LOC7484553 gene encoding CASP-like protein 1C1 isoform X1; the encoded protein is MGDVEIPPLVKQIVRGLRGLAFLATILATSFMAASHERAIFPFDYKADYTDLMLFKYVTTTYISFLVFYYFVVCFWSMHALSNLYKKKKSMIFRAFLGANIAASLYSFFFVCLPPKSLLWRLAIVLDVIMFGLLVAMDSAAIAAAYLHKHGDSQAFWPPICSQVPTYCYRVILAISIGFGGVFMFLLIIIISISVILNPLLV
- the LOC7484553 gene encoding CASP-like protein 1C1 isoform X2 → MGDVEIPPLVKQIVRGLRGLAFLATILATSFMAASHERAIFPFDYKADYTDLMLFKAFLGANIAASLYSFFFVCLPPKSLLWRLAIVLDVIMFGLLVAMDSAAIAAAYLHKHGDSQAFWPPICSQVPTYCYRVILAISIGFGGVFMFLLIIIISISVILNPLLV
- the LOC7495996 gene encoding cyclin-dependent kinase C-2 C, which translates into the protein MGCIYSKRAVSVAAATPANLQPPYTATVFDLASENPSGSLDFEQNHFSKDKKDKSYNIYRKNSLSYKNGGHNEGGVIYEDQQRRRHHHQSSNHGNNKNLRKRGSSGSGSISFKLGFSSRNVGVEQVAAGWPSWLSAAAGEAIHGWVPLRAEAFEKLDKIGQGTYSSVFQARDVETGRMVALKKVRFDNFKPESIRFMAREIMILRRLDHPNIMKLEGIITSRLSSSIYLVFEYMEHDLSGLLSSPDIKFTESQVKCYMKQLLCGIEHVHSLGIMHRDIKASNILLNNEGILKIGDFGLANVLNSRNQNQLTSRVVTLWYRPPELLMGSTSYGVSVDLWSVGCVFGEILFGKPLLKGRTEVEQLHKIFKLCGSPSDDFWKRSKLSNATMFKPQHPYESSLQERCKDIPAAALNLMETLLSIEPEKRGTASAALLSQYFRTTPYACEPSSLPQYPPNKEMDAKYREEARRKKAGSRMRDPGLPRKPRRVHRTFQEQNFNKFAPKEEVKDNSEFVRLANDNNAYAKGRKGASREQNLFSDTISETAQATKGHYSFTGPAQVTASSGFAWAKTRKEDSTSTVSYDPSVSSSQISAEDSSRFNFANSSFDFTKAENGRNNFLEDSAKHVMQKQHNQSDPFDSLNASEAYYFNDLNRTEDAVVDHSKEREKIEFSGPLLFRPNKIEELLQRNESQIRRAARRTRLATEM